The following coding sequences lie in one Montipora foliosa isolate CH-2021 chromosome 11, ASM3666993v2, whole genome shotgun sequence genomic window:
- the LOC137977357 gene encoding uncharacterized protein, producing MAKPMKSLELHHPMIQFLMTRYEKQCICGSRGYNSVLDETLEEETLRDLLPCPESPQEEQPAQPDQDAWSVEDVQLEFFDISCMPEQREELGRKQEVSSQTGCANCLPANQAPVIDAEERALLNLLKFDNRVPRGSRWNAPGVSRRYVTLVEWPKRVEEEKDRHKYKKRSRLDKTSSMLERLQSRLNRAEVQKAAAASLDSGKALEETLSNGVQTKMPRSGNVRPQRRAATILNIDSSDPGKILHPPKKAGPNGAACSTAPDHDVGRGSPELDLSVPHHLPEMDTETPRARSKDTKRKVHRTSAGPSSVGSEGLQLTSQLLSDLKRASAINKTYRMRYSATEEELLQSLSSASPAQVGSKNDVTTVDDVIPSFGSSPGSTGDEYHLVHISADELSDNSSTTPPPTTMIRKRNSPTRSNESGESEDSPTGSPDITSPPLKNCSREDDTGVVDN from the exons atggctaagccaatgaaaagtcTTGAATTGCAtcatccaatgatccagtttttaatgacAAGG tatGAAAAGCAGTGTATTTGCGGCAGCCGTGGCTATAATTCTGTTTTAGATGAGACGCTAGAGGAAGAGACTTTGCGGGATCTTTTGCCTTGCCCCGAGAGTCCACAGGAAGAGCAGCCAGCGCAGCCCGACCAGGATGCCTGGAGTGTGGAGGATGTCCAACTTGAATTTTTTGACATCAGCTGCATGCCTGAGCAGCGTGAGGAGTTGGGACGCAAGCAGGAGGTTTCTTCCCAAACGGGCTGTGCAAACTGTCTCCCCGCTAACCAAGCACCAGTTATTGATGCAGAGGAAAGAGCGTTATTAAATCTTCTCAAGTTCGACAACCGGGTCCCTCGAGGATCTCGTTGGAATGCGCCTGGCGTGTCCAGGAGATATGTTACATTGGTTGAGTGGCCAAAGCGTGTGGAGGAAGAAAAGGACAGACACAAATATAAAAAGAGATCACGGTTGGATAAAACTAGCAGCATGCTGGAAAGACTGCAAAGCCGTTTAAACCGCGCAGAGGTGCAAAAAGCAGCTGCTGCGTCTTTGGATAGTGGCAAGGCCTTGGAAG AGACTTTGTCGAATGGTGTTCAAACCAAGATGCCGAGATCAGGTAACGTCAGACCACAGCGTAGAGCTGCAACTATTCTGAACATAGATTCCAGTGATCCTGGAAAAATTCTCCACCCTCCGAAGAAAGCAG GACCAAACGGAGCAGCTTGTAGCACAGCCCCTGATCATGATGTTGGACGTGGGAGTCCTGAACTAGATCTGTCAGTACCTCATCATTTACCAGAGATGGACACTGAAACCCCACG CGCGCGGTCTAAGGATACCAAACGCAAAGTACATCGCACCAGTGCCGGTCCCTCCTCCGTGGGGAGTGAAG GTCTTCAACTAACTTCCCAGTTACTATCCGATCTGAAACGTGCCTCTGCCATCAATAAGACTTACAGAATGAGGTACTCGGCCACCGAGGAGGAACTTCTACAGTCTCTAAGCAGCGCCTCTCCTGCTCAAG TCGGCAGTAAAAATGACGTTACGACTGTTGATGACGTAATCCCTTCCTTTGGTTCATCGCCTGGTTCCACTGGAGACGAGTATCACTTGGTGCACATAAGTGCTGATGAACTCAGCGACAACTCGTCCACTACCCCTCCCCCAACGACGATGATCCGAAAAAGAAACTCACCCACTAGGAGCAACGAGAGTGGAGAATCTGAAGATAGCCCCACAGGAAGCCCAG aTATCACCAGTCCTCCACTGAAGAACTGTAGCAGAGAGGATGACACAGGAGTGGTTGACAATTAA